Part of the uncultured Desulfobacter sp. genome, TTCCTGACAATCCAGTCAGACTGATGTTTCAGAACAAAGCAGGCAAAGTTTTATTCACCCACCTCATGCACACAGACGATTACTCTTTAGATTGTCTGGACTGCCATCACAATTTAGCCGATGGCGACGAGACCTACAACTGCAGCGAGTGCCATGAGGAAACCGGTGACGAAGACATGCCTTCAAGGGCTGACGCATTCCACGCCCAGTGCAAGGGATGCCATGAAGATTATGGTGCGGGTCCGGTAGAATGTAATGCATGTCATGCGAATTAATTTTTTCAGGATGACGGACAATGCCCTGATTAAGTTTAAGGCTTGGCTTAAGATTTTTACAACACTTAAGGACTAATTATGATTAAACGATCTCTTTTCGCTCTATCCAAACCCAGGCTGACGTATGAACTGCTTGATACGTCTCTGCAATCCGCTGATGAGATTGCGATTCCTGGCAGTCTTATCCTTCTTTTGCCTGAAGAAATCGACTCGGCAAAAAAGGCTTTGATCAGCCCGGGAGATGCTGTCAAAAAAGGGCAAAAATTAACACTTTACGATGACAGCACCTCCTATGTTTTATCTCCTGTCGCAGGTACGATCAAGGGATTTGATTCCTACTCCGATGATTTCGGCAACACAGCAACCTATATCACGATCAAGTCTGACCCATCGCTCACAGGCGATGATCAACTGGCCCAGATTGATCTGGAAGAAACGCTTGAGTCTGCTGCTGATTATCTGGAACAACTCCCCGGGGCACTGCCCGTCTCAACCCTGACAGACCCTAAGTATGATATCAGAACCATTGTGGTGACAGGCGCGGATACAGATATCCTCTGTGACACCTGTCAATTTATCTGTAGCGCATATGCAGGCCTGATGGTTCAAGGCGCCAAAATTCTCAAGAGCATGACCCGGGTCGACCGGTTCTGCATCACCATGCCTGAAAATCTTTCGGCCCAGGTGGACCTTGATGGTTTCAATGTATTTAGAACATCAAATACATACCCATCCAATCTGCCTGCCATGGTCATGAAAGATCATTTAGGTAAAGTGCTGCTTGCGGGCCAGACCCCTGAAGATCTGGGGGTTTGTTTTATACGCCCCGAGGCCCTTGTCTCTCTTGCCCGGGCGTTTGAAGCAGGGGCTCCGGTGTTTGACAAGGTCATCACATTGATTGACAAAGGCGGGAAAAAATACCGGATCAAGGCCACCATCGGCACACCCATCAGTAAACTTTTCGCCTGTTATAATGTCCAGATCAATGATCGGGACCGGATTATCATCGGCGGCCCCATGCGCGGTTCGGCGACCTATACGGTCCATCACCCGGTGGTTCCGGATATGGATACAATCATTGTACAGGACAGGGATGTTGTCGCGGAACTTTCGGATAATGCATGTGTCAACTGCGGCGAATGCGTTCGCATCTGTCCGGCCAATGTCCCCGTGAACCTGCTGGTAAGGTTTCTTGAAGCAAGCCTTTATGAAGAGGCTGCGGACAGATTCGATCTGGAATCCTGCATTGAATGCGGACTCTGCGCGTATGTATGCAGAGCCAGGATTCCTTTGTATCAGTATATCCGCCTGGGTAAGCATGAACTGTTGACCCTCCGTGAAAATGCTTGAAGATGGGAGAAAGCCAATGACAAACACTAAATTGATCGTTTCCCATGCCCCTTTCTGGCATAACGGAGACAGCCTGTTTCAACAGAATCTGAATTATATTATCGCCCTTATTCCGGCTGCGCTTTTCGGGATTCTCCATTTTGGCGCACCCGCCCTTGGGGTGCTGACACTTGCCGCTTCCTCGGCCATGCTCTGGGAAGTACTCCTGTCGGTCATCTCCAAACAGAAAATCGCCATCGGCAATATGGAATCGGCCGTTATCGGACTTCTTTTCGGCATGATGGTTCCGGCGACGATGCCTTGGTGGGTTGTGATCATCGGCACCTTTCTTGCCGTAGTTTTAGGTAAATTCGTATTCGGCGGCACCGGCGGCAATCCATTTAACCCGACCCTTATAGGTATCGCCATTCTCACGATGTCCTGGCCGGCCTTCATGGATTTTGACACCGCGTATGTATCTTACCAGTTTGACTTCACTGCCCTTGCGCCACTGGTTGCCTTGAAATCCCAGGGCACATCCGCCCTGGCCTCATTTCCCATCAGCGACCTGCTCATGGGTAAGGAAGTTGGCGGTATCGGTTCCACCTTCGGACTTGGGATCATCGTCGGCGGCATCTATCTGATGCTCAAGGGTTATACCCGGTGGGAAATCGTAGTATCGTTCCTCGCTGGCGTTATACTTACGGCGACCATTTTCCATCTGCTCCATCCGGATACCTATGCACCTGCCTTGTTCCATCTGTTTTCAGGATACACCCTGATCGGCGCTTTTTTCCTGGCCGTAGAAAATTCATCCTCTCCGGTTAATCGCATCCCCATGCTGATTTATGGACTTTTGGGCGGTTTTATGGTCATCCTGGTCCGTAACATCGGTATCTATCCCGACGGTACGGTTTTGGCCATTCTGCTGATCAACCTTGTTAATCCTCTGATTGATCTAATTAAACCTAAAGCCCTTGGAAAGGGGGTAACCCATGCGTGAGATGATTAGTATGGTTGTGGTACTGACCGTTCTTACGGCAGTGTCCGGCGGCCTTCTTGCAGCTGTTAAGGTAAAAACGGCACCCCAGATTGAAGAGCAGGTATTGAAATTTCAGAAGGCGCCTGCCATCAAGGCAATTTTTGCCGATGCCACCAATGACCCCATCAAGGAACGGTTTAACGTTAAAGCCGACGATGCAGAACTTCAAATCTTTCCCGCAATTCTGGGGGATTCCCAGAAAGCTGTTGCCTTTGAAGCCAAGGGCACAGGATTCGGCGGTCCGATTGGTTTGATGCTCGGGGTTGACCTTGAGTCGGATGAAATCATTGCTGTCCGTGTAACGACACATTCCGAGACACCGGGCATCGGCTCCAGGGCCAAAGAGGACCTTTCCTTTGTTGATCAGTTTGGCGGGATGTCCATGACATCCAACTTCGGAATAAAGGCCCAGGGCGGAGAGATTGATGCAATGTCCGGGGCCACGGTAACTTCAATCGGCGTCAGCCAGGCCGCAGTTGCAGCCCAGGCGCTATATAAGAAGCTGAAACCTGAAATCGTTAAACAGATGAATTAATAAGGTCATTCAGGAGAGATAATTATGGCACAATCCCTGGTAAAAGAATTTTCAAAAGGACTCTGGGCTGAGATTCCTCTGTTCCGCCTGGTCCTTGGGCTTTGCCCGGCGCTTGCCGTCACAAAGACGTGTGAAAACGGTATCGGCATGGGTATAGCAACCACTTTTGTCCTTTTGTTCTCGAACATTTTGGTTTCCCTGCTTAGAAACATAATCCCCTCAAAGGTTAGAATTGCCTGTTACATCGTCATCATTGCCACCTTTGTAACCATCGTGGAATTCATGATGCAGGCATATATGTATGAACTGTTCCTGAAACTGGGTATTTTCATTCCTCTAATCGTTGTAAACTGTGTCGTACTCGGCCGGGCGGAAGCCTTTGCCGGGAAAAACACCGTGTTGCCTTCGGCCGCTGACGGCCTTGGCATGGGACTGGGATTTACGATGGCACTGGCCTCCCTTGGTGCGGTCCGGGAGCTTATCGGCGCCGGGACACTGACGGTTTGGGGCGGCACACCGCTTTTTGAAATCGGGCATGGATATATTCCTTTTCATTTCATGGTTGAAGCACCCGGTGCGTTTATCGGCTTGGGCATGATGCTCTGCCTGATGAACATCATCGGGAAAAAATAAGGTAAGGAGATATTAACATGGGTGATCTATTTGTCCTGGCAATCAGCTGTATTTTTATTAACAATATTCTTCTTGCTCAATTCCTAGGCAACTGTCCTTTCCTCGGCACCTCCAAGAAAATGGAGACCGCCGCCGGCATGGGCATGGCCGTTATCTTTGTACTGGTCATGGCCGGCATGATAACCTGGCTTGTAAATACATACCTGCTCAAAGCCCTTCATGTGGAATTTTTGCAGACTGTTTCCTTTATTCTGGTTATTGCGTCTCTGGTCCAGTTCGTGGAAATGTTCTTAAAAAAGAGTATCCCTGGACTCTATGCAGGTCTTGGTATCTTTCTTCCGCTGATCACAACCAACTGCGCAGTTATGGGTGTGTGTTTGATCAACATTAAGGAAGAGTACACCTTTATTGAGGCACTGGTATCCTCTTTTTCCTACGCCGCAGGTTTCGGCCTTGCGCTGATTCTGTTTGCCGGCGTCAGGGAACGGGTTATCCTTGCACGGGTACCCAAACCTTTACAGGATACCTCCATTGGTCTTATGACTGCGGGTATGATCGCACTGATCTTCACCGTATTCAGAGGCATGGTTTAGTCAATGTTTGAAAGTAAATTCAACCACCTGAGGCGTTCCAAAAGCATGTGGGACAATTTACATCCAAACACCGGCTTTTATAGATACTTGATTAATAGCAACTTTAATATAAGGTGATTGTATGATTCCAGCTATACTGCTAATGCTGGGCATTGGCGCAACATGCGGCATCGTGCTCAGTCTTGCTTCCAAAGTCTTTTATGTGTATGAAGACCCCAGAATCGCACAGGTAGAGAACAATCTTGCAGGTGCCAACTGCGGCGGCTGCGGATATGCAGGTTGTTCTGCCGCGGCAGAGGCCATTGTGTCAGGTAAGGAGTCCCCGAGCCTTTGCATCGTCAACTCCAAGGAGGGTGTTGAAGCCGTTTCCAAGATCATGGGTGTTGATGCCGGCGCGGCCGAAGCGCCCTTGTCCTACAACATGTGTGAGGGCGGAAACCGGGCGGCTGATAAATACCACTATATGGGCGTATCCTCCTGCAAGGCCATGGATGTTATTTATGGCGGACACAGGGTTTGTACGGTGGGCTGCATCGGCCTTGGCGACTGCGTTAAAGCGTGTGCGTTCGGTGCCCTTGAAATGGGACCCGACGGGCATCCTGTTGTAGATGACGACAAATGCGTGGGTTGTGGTGCCTGCCAAAAAGCCTGCCCCAAAGATATTATCGAAGTGAAAACCCTGACTGAAAAATTGATGAAATTCAACCAGAAGCATGATCCGCTGGCACCGTGTGCCCAGACATGCCCGGCTGAAATCAATATTCCCCAATATATCAGCCAACTTAAAGCCGGCAAATATGCCGAAGCGGTCCAGACTATCCGCATGCGAAATCCGCTGCCCCTTGCCTGTGGCCGTGTTTGCCCCCATCCTTGTGAAAACGAGTGCAGAAGGGGTGTTGAAGATGAACCGGTATCCATCAATCAGCTTAAACGTTTTGTGGCCGATTATGAGATGAATTCCGGAAATAAAATCCCCATCCCCTGCGCGCCTGAAAACGGCATGAAGGTGGCGGTTATCGGTGGTGGCCCCGGTGGTCTGTCTGCTGCATATTTTCTGCGCCGCATCGGTTACAAGGTCAGCATTTTTGAAGCCATGCCCAAATTAGGCGGTATGCTGCGCTACGGTATTCCTGAATATCGTCTGCCCAAGAAAATTCTGGATTGGGAAATTCAGACTATTCTTGATCTTGGGATCAACGCCTTCAACCACCTTCGGTTCGGTACCGATTTCGGTTTAGGGTCTCTGATGGCCGGTGGCTATAATGCGGTATGTCTTACCGTTGGTGCCTGGAAAGATTACTCTTTGGGCATTGAAGGCGAAGATCTTCCCGGCTGCTTTAC contains:
- a CDS encoding RnfABCDGE type electron transport complex subunit A, with the translated sequence MGDLFVLAISCIFINNILLAQFLGNCPFLGTSKKMETAAGMGMAVIFVLVMAGMITWLVNTYLLKALHVEFLQTVSFILVIASLVQFVEMFLKKSIPGLYAGLGIFLPLITTNCAVMGVCLINIKEEYTFIEALVSSFSYAAGFGLALILFAGVRERVILARVPKPLQDTSIGLMTAGMIALIFTVFRGMV
- a CDS encoding RnfABCDGE type electron transport complex subunit G, with translation MREMISMVVVLTVLTAVSGGLLAAVKVKTAPQIEEQVLKFQKAPAIKAIFADATNDPIKERFNVKADDAELQIFPAILGDSQKAVAFEAKGTGFGGPIGLMLGVDLESDEIIAVRVTTHSETPGIGSRAKEDLSFVDQFGGMSMTSNFGIKAQGGEIDAMSGATVTSIGVSQAAVAAQALYKKLKPEIVKQMN
- a CDS encoding FAD-dependent oxidoreductase gives rise to the protein MIPAILLMLGIGATCGIVLSLASKVFYVYEDPRIAQVENNLAGANCGGCGYAGCSAAAEAIVSGKESPSLCIVNSKEGVEAVSKIMGVDAGAAEAPLSYNMCEGGNRAADKYHYMGVSSCKAMDVIYGGHRVCTVGCIGLGDCVKACAFGALEMGPDGHPVVDDDKCVGCGACQKACPKDIIEVKTLTEKLMKFNQKHDPLAPCAQTCPAEINIPQYISQLKAGKYAEAVQTIRMRNPLPLACGRVCPHPCENECRRGVEDEPVSINQLKRFVADYEMNSGNKIPIPCAPENGMKVAVIGGGPGGLSAAYFLRRIGYKVSIFEAMPKLGGMLRYGIPEYRLPKKILDWEIQTILDLGINAFNHLRFGTDFGLGSLMAGGYNAVCLTVGAWKDYSLGIEGEDLPGCFTGIDFLQRMSSGEKIELGKTAAIVGGGNTAVDCARTLLRCGLEKVYMVYRRTRKEMPANEVEIVASEEEGIEFVFLAAPTRVIPGEDGKAKHLEYLKMELGEPDKSGRRRPVPIEGSETKLDVDMVISAIGQSPDASFKEQDPHRRMTELELTRWNTIDNDPTTLQSSVPYIFTAGDSATGPALVVDAIGSGRRAARSIDLFLKGEPVEPPKDSLQQKRIHESIFKSVEGITATPRAKMPELPVSERLDSFIEVDQVLDEEEAHREANRCLNCCRICYNPDTQFPIAK
- a CDS encoding 4Fe-4S dicluster domain-containing protein produces the protein MIKRSLFALSKPRLTYELLDTSLQSADEIAIPGSLILLLPEEIDSAKKALISPGDAVKKGQKLTLYDDSTSYVLSPVAGTIKGFDSYSDDFGNTATYITIKSDPSLTGDDQLAQIDLEETLESAADYLEQLPGALPVSTLTDPKYDIRTIVVTGADTDILCDTCQFICSAYAGLMVQGAKILKSMTRVDRFCITMPENLSAQVDLDGFNVFRTSNTYPSNLPAMVMKDHLGKVLLAGQTPEDLGVCFIRPEALVSLARAFEAGAPVFDKVITLIDKGGKKYRIKATIGTPISKLFACYNVQINDRDRIIIGGPMRGSATYTVHHPVVPDMDTIIVQDRDVVAELSDNACVNCGECVRICPANVPVNLLVRFLEASLYEEAADRFDLESCIECGLCAYVCRARIPLYQYIRLGKHELLTLRENA
- a CDS encoding RnfABCDGE type electron transport complex subunit D, yielding MTNTKLIVSHAPFWHNGDSLFQQNLNYIIALIPAALFGILHFGAPALGVLTLAASSAMLWEVLLSVISKQKIAIGNMESAVIGLLFGMMVPATMPWWVVIIGTFLAVVLGKFVFGGTGGNPFNPTLIGIAILTMSWPAFMDFDTAYVSYQFDFTALAPLVALKSQGTSALASFPISDLLMGKEVGGIGSTFGLGIIVGGIYLMLKGYTRWEIVVSFLAGVILTATIFHLLHPDTYAPALFHLFSGYTLIGAFFLAVENSSSPVNRIPMLIYGLLGGFMVILVRNIGIYPDGTVLAILLINLVNPLIDLIKPKALGKGVTHA
- a CDS encoding electron transport complex subunit E → MAQSLVKEFSKGLWAEIPLFRLVLGLCPALAVTKTCENGIGMGIATTFVLLFSNILVSLLRNIIPSKVRIACYIVIIATFVTIVEFMMQAYMYELFLKLGIFIPLIVVNCVVLGRAEAFAGKNTVLPSAADGLGMGLGFTMALASLGAVRELIGAGTLTVWGGTPLFEIGHGYIPFHFMVEAPGAFIGLGMMLCLMNIIGKK
- a CDS encoding cytochrome c3 family protein, yielding MTSQRDLKIAVWIMIVLLVTGIVCYASFSPPVPDNPVRLMFQNKAGKVLFTHLMHTDDYSLDCLDCHHNLADGDETYNCSECHEETGDEDMPSRADAFHAQCKGCHEDYGAGPVECNACHAN